From Rutidosis leptorrhynchoides isolate AG116_Rl617_1_P2 chromosome 3, CSIRO_AGI_Rlap_v1, whole genome shotgun sequence, a single genomic window includes:
- the LOC139902868 gene encoding transcription factor GTE7-like — MASTVLASRNQSHQSFMGEIPNYSNNNPRHLNPNPNPSQKPKSNKKKHFPINGRLQNSHHAVDSCGVVVSQAASDDAYSFNQRPIETVSTAGFNQGGFVTYNVSSCSRSEINELRKKLVSDLERIRNLNDRIQTGELIPRTTNGKFKKLSGNKRMPVFGSSNSKEGKNFRQGSVNNGEIDGSLMKSCRQVLTKLMKHKLSWVFNKPVDAVALGLHDYHQIIKRPMDLGTVKSNLSKGFYANPVDFASDVRLVFENAMLYNPRTDEVHRMAEQLLTYFEDLFRPIQAKLASHNHNHNQNQNQNFHPVNEFSAVDELDGSSWDDIPTPDRSKKMKTSVPVDVPVPFPFVSSKQNHSTASNPNPIIPPPVVVQSPIRTPSPMQPVPAEPVKPSSTTTRGTYAKLPKPRAKDPNKREMNMDEKQRLGLGLQSLPPEKMPQLLQIIRKRNDRLAQEGDEIELDIEALDTETLWELDRFVTNWKKAESKAKRQALLVNTSSAVVPAAPSVSVDIDDIQMPVSERADVLKKSKKEAGEEDVDIGDEMPESSFPHVEIERDEGGLGGGGPGQVAVHENENAAADNASSSSSGSSSSSSGDSSSSSDSDSGSSSGSDSDADDAQS, encoded by the exons ATGGCGTCGACAGTGTTAGCGAGCAGGAATCAGAGTCATCAATCATTCATGGGAGAAATCCCTAATTATTCCAATAATAATCCTCGTCATctgaaccctaaccctaaccctagccaAAAACCTAAATCAAACAAAAAGAAACATTTCCCTATCAACGGCAGGCTTCAAAATTCACATCACGCGGTTGATTCATGTGGTGTTGTTGTGTCTCAAGCTGCATCTGATGACGCTTATTCGTTCAATCAAAGACCGATTGAAACCGTATCCACCGCCGGTTTCAATCAAGGTGGATTTGTAACCTACAACGTATCGTCATGTTCTAGAAGCGAGATTAATGAACTCCGGAAGAAATTGGTATCGGATCTTGAGAGAATCCGTAACCTAAATGATCGAATTCAAACCGGCGAATTGATACCAAGGACAACAAACGGAAAATTCAAGAAATTGTCAGGTAATAAACGGATGCCAGTTTTTGGATCTAGCAACAGCAAAGAAGGGAAAAATTTCCGTCAAGGTTCGGTAAACAACGGTGAAATTGATGGGAGTCTGATGAAGAGTTGCAGGCAGGTTTTGACGAAATTGATGAAGCATAAGCTAAGTTGGGTTTTTAATAAACCTGTAGATGCTGTTGCTTTAGGGCTTCATGATTACCATCAAATTATCAAACGGCCGATGGATTTGGGAACGGTTAAATCTAATTTGTCCAAGGGTTtctacgcgaatcctgttgattttGCTTCTGATGTTAGATTGGTGTTCGAAAATGCGATGCTTTATAACCCTAGAACCGATGAGGTACATCGAATGGCTGAGCAGCTATTAACGTATTTTGAGGACCTGTTTAGACCCATTCAAGCAAAATTGGCttcacataatcataatcataatcaaaatcaaaatcaaaactttCATCCTGTGAATGAGTTTTCTGCCGTGGATGAATTGGATGGGAGTTCATGGGATGATATTCCGACGCCTGATAGATCGAAGAAGATGAAAACGAGTGTCCCAGTTGATGTTCCCGTTCCTTTTCCGTTTGTTTCAAGTAAACAAAATCATTCTACTGCTTCGAATCCGAATCCGATAATACCGCCTCCGGTTGTTGTTCAGTCGCCCATACGAACTCCCTCACCAATGCAGCCTGTTCCTGCAGAACCAGTTAAGCCGTCTTCTACAACAACAAGGGGGACTTATGCTAAGCTGCCTAAGCCCCGAGCTAAGGATCCGAATAAGAGGGAAATGAATATGGATGAGAAGCAGAGATTGGGGTTAGGGTTGCAGAGTTTGCCACCAGAAAAAATGCCTCAGTTGCTGCAGATTATCAGGAAGCGAAATGATCGGTTGGCGCAAGAAGGGGACGAAATTGAGCTTGACATTGAGGCTTTGGACACGGAAACACTTTGGGAGCTTGATCGGTTTGTTACGAATTGGAAGAAAGCGGAGAGCAAGGCGAAAAGGCAGGCGCTTTTGGTAAATACTTCATCAGCCGTTGTTCCTGCTGCTCCTAGTGTGTCAGTTGACATTGATGAT ATTCAGATGCCTGTGAGTGAGAGAGCTGATGTGCTGAAAAAGAGCAAGAAGGAAGCAGGGGAAGAAGATGTTGACATTGGTGATGAAATGCCTGAAAGCAGCTTCCCACATGTGGAAATTGAGAGAGATGAAGGTGGTCTTGGTGGTGGTGGGCCAGGTCAGGTTGCAGTTCATGAAAATGAGAATGCTGCTGCTGATAATGCAAGTAGTAGCTCTAGTGGATCGAGTAGTTCGAGTAGCGGCGATTCATCTTCCTCCAGCG ATTCAGACTCTGGGAGTTCTTCAGGGAGCGATTCTGATGCAGATGATGCACAATCTTGA
- the LOC139898127 gene encoding uncharacterized protein, which translates to MGSKRRSSDSVEIDNNKSSDDKKSSEHSRKKVKKNEGEVENSKSNDVSLNGVKPMERKKKRKALDKEKHKRDDNSEVKPKMVSLEFKDVENRVSGGGMPEFHIGVFKDLGAVDVDVRAAAAETLVTELQAVQKAYDAMDKMDVEGGLKLEAEKDDGLNDCAPSVRYAVRRLIRGVSSSRECARQGFALGLTLLVGAVPNIALDSLLKLIVDSLEVSSSMKGQEIKDCLLGRLFAYGSLVRSGKLTLESVSDKSPEIIKEFTTSVISLAAKKRYLQEPAVMVILQLIEKLPVEVVINQVLESPSLREWFESAIESANPDALLLAIKLREKVATDNKSFGNLLPDPYSPNSLFSAIHLSSIANCLKESTFCQPRVHGIWPVLLNILLPDMPPQQAELATGLKKNKKNRKSNSVDEDIQKNLQNFWNIIIEGSLLLSSHDRKHLVFDIILLALPKLPVSCVPIVFSFKIVQCLIDILSTKDSWLYKIANDFLSKLSSFDDGKRVAIIMSLQKHSNWKFDSVTRTKTVRELTSGFDTESGCMLFIQNVIDSFLDFTSATEEPSDQSQTTDDNSEIGSVEEKGFVETHGTLDILRSWVIDSITNVLKRTKLDNEEKFRVQKEILKFLSVQGLFSSSLGTEVTSFELQEKFRWPKVATSSTLCRMCIEQLQLLLANAQKGEGPHVVTSGLEANDLGSYFMRFVSVLHNIPSVSFFRSLNDEDEKVFKNLQAMETHLSTEERNCGMSANANRLHSLRYLLIQLLLQLLLRPGEFSEAASEMIICCKKFFPSPDLIDSDEEPDSSEAPESMDVFVDTLLSLLPQSSAPMRSAIETVFKYYSDDVTDNGLLRMLKVIKKDLKPARRQETDNDGDDDTDDDDDDDDLLDIEEADESDDEAETGDNTGDDDLLEHSEDSEGGIIGKEPRYENSDDDDSDGGMDDEAMFRMDSYLAQIFKEKRNQAGGETAHSQLVLFKLRVLSLLEIYLHENQGKPLVLKVFSNLAQAFVNPNTTEGSEQLGERICKIIEHEILKAKQYPKGESVQLSILEPLLEKNLKLAAKPFKKKKTAITPSKKKQSVSFQRYRKIVNLAQNSTYWILKIIDSRSFSEAELERVFDILKNSLVGYFDGKNSHLKPQFLKEIFRRWSWVPQRFFGFLVEKCSSAKSKFRQVEALDLVLETLKPFVSVNTGGNKAGKKMVKTHIPELCALIKELLANMPEKQAKRAEVRKFCGKIFNIISTLELSSLFLKRLEKDVQSICATQIGKAFLDLKNQDN; encoded by the exons ATGGGTAGTAAAAGAAGGAGCTCTGATAGTGTAGAAATAGATAACAACAAAAGCTCAGATGATAAAAAGTCAAGTGAGCATTCAAGGAAGAAAGTAAAAAAGAATGAAGGAGAAGTAGAAAACTCTAAAAGCAATGATGTTAGTTTGAATGGTGTTAAGCCAATGGAAAGGAAGAAAAAAAGAAAAGCTTTAGATAAAGAGAAACATAAGAGAGATGATAACAGTGAGGTGAAACCGAAAATGGTGAGTTTGGAGTTTAAGGATGTTGAAAACAGGGTAAGTGGTGGTGGTATGCCTGAGTTTCATATAGGTGTGTTTAAGGATTTGGGGGCGGTTGATGTCGATGTTCGGGCGGCTGCTGCAGAAACGTTGGTGACGGAGTTGCAGGCGGTTCAGAAGGCGTATGATGCGATGGACAAGATGGATGTTGAAGGTGGATTGAAGTTGGAAGCTGAGAAAGATGATGGGTTAAATGATTGTGCACCGTCTGTGAGATACGCTGTGAGAAGGCTTATTCGTGGTGTTTCGTCCTCTCGAGAG TGTGCAAGACAAGGATTTGCATTGGGTTTGACTTTGTTGGTTGGTGCGGTTCCTAATATTGCGTTGGACTCACTTCTGAAACTAATTGTTGACTCATTGGAAGTTTCATCTTCTATGAAGGGTCAG GAGATCAAAGATTGTCTTTTAGGTCGTTTGTTTGCTTATGGTTCTCTTGTACGATCGGGAAAACTAACTCTAGAAAGTGTTTCTGATAAGTCCCCGGAGATTATCAAGGAATTTACGACCTCTGTCATTTCGTTGGCTGCCAAGAAACGATACCTTCAGGAGCCTGCTGTTATGGTTATTCTGCAACTGATCGAAAAG TTACCCGTTGAAGTTGTTATAAACCAAGTGCTTGAATCTCCAAGTCTTCGCGAATGGTTTGAATCCGCCATCGAATCTGCAAATCCCGATGCTTTATTGCTTGCTATTAAGCTCAGAGAAAAAGTAGCAACCGACAACAAATCGTTCGGAAACCTCTTACCCGATCCATACAGTCCCAACTCATTGTTTTCTGCCATCCATCTATCCTCTATCGCAAATTGCTTAAAG GAGTCCACATTTTGTCAGCCTCGAGTCCATGGTATATGGCCAGTTTTGTTAAACATTCTATTACCAGACATGCCACCTCAGCAGGCTGAGTTGGCAACTGGGTTAAAAAAGAACAAAAAGAACCGCAAATCTAATTCTGTTGATGAAGATATCCAGAAAAATTTACAAAATTTCTGGAATATTATTATTGAAGGATCACTTCTTTTGTCATCACACGATCGTAAACACTTGGTATTCGATATCATACTTTTGGCCCTACCGAAACTACCCGTATCTTGCGTCCCGATTGTTTTTTCGTTCAAAATCGTTCAGTGTTTAATCGATATACTCTCGACAAAAGATTCATGGTTGTATAAAATCGCGAACGATTTTCTTTCGAAATTGTCAAGCTTTGATGACGGTAAACGGGTGGCGATTATTATGTCCTTACAAAAACATAGTAACTGGAAATTTGATTCCGTTACAAGGACTAAAACCGTTAGAGAATTAACGTCAGGGTTTGATACTGAATCCGGCTGCATGCTTTTCATTCAAAACGTGATAGACTCGTTTCTTGACTTTACATCTGCTACCGAAGAGCCGTCTGACCAAAGTCAAACAACAGACGATAATTCAGAAATTGGGTCAGTTGAAGAAAAAGGCTTCGTTGAAACACATGGGACTTTAGATATTTTAAGAAGTTGGGTTATAGATTCTATTACAAACGTTTTGAAACGTACAAAGCTCGATAACGAAGAAAAGTTTCGTGTTCAAAAAGAAATATTGAAGTTTTTGTCTGTTCAGGGTTTGTTTTCTTCGTCTCTGGGGACCGAAGTGACGTCTTTTGAATTACAAGAAAAGTTTAGATGGCCGAAAGTTGCTACTTCAAGTACTCTTTGTAGGATGTGTATCGAACAACTGCAATTATTGTTGGCAAATGCTCAAAAAGGAGAGGGCCCACATGTTGTAACAAGTGGGCTTGAAGCCAATGATCTCGGTTCTTATTTCATGCGGTTTGTTAGTGTATTACACAATATTCCATCTGTATCTTTCTTTAGGTCattaaatgatgaagatgaaaaggTGTTCAAAAACTTGCAAGCAATGGAAACTCATCTTTCCACAGAG GAAAGGAATTGTGGAATGAGTGCAAATGCTAACAGATTGCATTCTTTGAGGTACTTACTCATTCAGTTGTTGCTACAACTTTTACTCAGACCAGGCGAATTCTCTGAAGCTGCATCTGAAATGATAATATGCTGCAAAAAGTTTTTCCCGTCACCCGATCTTATTGATTCAGACGAAGAACCAGATAGTAGTGAAGCACCTGAATCGATGGATGTATTTGTGGATACGTTGCTCTCGTTGCTTCCACAGTCATCTGCTCCTATGCGTTCAGCCATTGAAACG GTTTTCAAGTACTACAGTGATGATGTTACAGATAATGGTCTACTGAGGATGTTGAAGGTTATAAAGAAAGATCTGAAACCAGCTAGACGTCAAGAAACagataatgatggtgatgatgacaCAGATGATGACGACGACGATGATGATCTTCTAGATATTGAAGAAGCAGATGAGTCTGATGATGAAGCAGAAACTGGTGATAATACTGGTGATGATGATCTTTTAGAACATTCTGAAGACTCTGAGGGGGGTATTATTGGAAAAGAACCTCGTTATGAAAATTCAGATGATGATGATTCTGATGGTGGAATGGATGATGAAGCTATGTTTCGAATGGATTCGTATCTTGCGCAGATCTTTAAAGAAAAAAGAAACCAAGCGGGTGGCGAAACTGCTCATTCTCAGCTCGTTCTTTTTAAACTTCGTGTTCTTTCGTTGCTGGAAATATACCTTCATGAGAATCAAG GCAAACCGTTAGTCTTGAAAGTATTCTCAAATCTGGCTCAGGCGTTTGTGAACCCTAACACGACTGAGGGCAGTGAGCAGCTCGGTGAGCGTATTTGTAAAATCATCGAGCACGAGATACTGAAAGCAAAACAATACCCGAAAGGTGAATCGGTGCAACTATCGATCCTCGAGCCACTTTTGGAAAAGAACTTGAAATTAGCAGCAAAACCGTTCAAGAAAAAGAAAACAGCAATCACCCCATCCAAAAAGAAACAGTCTGTATCTTTTCAACGTTACCGAAAGATTGTTAATCTTGCTCAGAACTCAACGTATTGGATTCTAAAGATTATTGATTCTAGAAGCTTCTCAGAAGCTGAATTAGAACGGGTATTTGATATTTTAAAAAACTCTCTGGTGGGTTATTTTGACGGTAAAAACTCTCATTTGAAACCTCAATTCTTGAAAGAGATATTTAGGAGGTGGTCGTGGGTTCCTCAACGTTTTTTCGGGTTTCTTGTGGAGAAGTGTAGCAGTGCAAAGTCGAAGTTTCGTCAAGTTGAAGCGTTAGATTTAGTTTTGGAAACGTTAAAGCCGTTTGTTTCGGTCAACACAGGTGGAAATAAAGCAGGAAAAAAGATGGTAAAGACTCATATTCCTGAATTGTGTGCTTTGATCAAGGAGCTGTTGGCAAATATGCCTGAAAAGCAAGCAAAAAGGGCCGAAGTACGTAAATTTTGTGGTAAAATCTTTAATATTATAAGCACTCTTGAACTATCCTCACTGTTTCTTAAACGTTTGGAGAAAGATGTTCAATCAATCTGCGCAACTCAAATCGGTAAAGCGTTTCTTGATTTGAAGAATCAAGATAATTAA